A DNA window from Pirellulales bacterium contains the following coding sequences:
- a CDS encoding sodium ion-translocating decarboxylase subunit beta has translation MLQDFYEITAFDSVTGPMIIMWAITALLVYLAIAKEFEPMLLLPIAFGSLLANLPTIGILNPPHNGEPGGLYYYIFKGVEWELFPPLIFLGVGALTDFGPLIANPRTLLLGAAAQGGVFVTFLGAYWLGFTPQEAASIGIIGGADGPTSIFIANKLAPDLVGPIAVAAYSYMALVPLIQPPIMRALTTDAERRIRMKSLRKVSKRERLIFAFMTLIVCILIVPYASALIAMLMLGNILRESGVVERLSKAAQNEVINVITIFLGSSVGITMTSDSFLQAKTLKILSMGVVAFSVSTASGVLLAKLMNLLSPAKPINPLIGSAGVSAVPMAARVSQIEGQRVDPQNHLLMHAMGPNVAGVIGTAVVAGYFIARLSGR, from the coding sequence ATGCTCCAGGATTTCTACGAGATCACAGCGTTCGACTCCGTGACCGGCCCCATGATCATCATGTGGGCGATCACGGCCCTGCTCGTCTACCTGGCGATCGCCAAAGAGTTTGAGCCGATGCTGCTGCTGCCAATCGCCTTCGGGTCGCTCTTGGCCAATTTGCCGACGATCGGCATTCTCAACCCGCCTCACAACGGCGAGCCGGGAGGGCTGTACTACTACATTTTCAAAGGGGTGGAGTGGGAACTCTTCCCGCCGCTGATTTTTTTGGGCGTAGGAGCGCTCACCGATTTCGGCCCGTTGATTGCCAATCCTCGAACTCTGCTGCTGGGCGCCGCGGCGCAGGGCGGCGTGTTCGTCACCTTCCTGGGCGCGTATTGGCTGGGATTCACGCCGCAGGAAGCGGCCTCGATCGGCATTATCGGCGGAGCCGACGGGCCGACGTCGATCTTCATCGCGAACAAGCTCGCCCCCGATTTGGTCGGACCGATTGCGGTGGCCGCTTACTCTTATATGGCCCTTGTGCCGCTGATCCAGCCCCCGATCATGCGGGCCCTGACGACCGATGCGGAACGTCGAATCCGCATGAAATCGCTCCGCAAAGTCAGCAAACGCGAGCGGCTGATCTTCGCGTTCATGACGCTCATCGTCTGCATTTTGATCGTCCCTTACGCCTCGGCTCTGATCGCGATGCTCATGTTGGGAAACATCCTCCGCGAGAGCGGCGTCGTCGAGCGGCTCTCGAAGGCCGCCCAGAACGAAGTGATCAACGTGATCACGATCTTTCTGGGCTCAAGCGTCGGCATCACGATGACGAGCGACTCGTTTCTGCAGGCCAAAACGCTCAAGATTCTGTCGATGGGGGTCGTCGCGTTCAGCGTGTCGACGGCGTCCGGCGTCCTGCTGGCCAAGCTGATGAACCTGCTCAGCCCCGCCAAGCCGATCAATCCGCTGATCGGTTCGGCCGGCGTCTCGGCCGTGCCGATGGCGGCCCGAGTTTCCCAGATCGAGGGGCAGCGCGTCGACCCGCAAAACCACCTGTTGATGCACGCGATGGGCCCCAACGTCGCAGGCGTTATCGGCACGGCAGTCGTCGCGGGATACTTCATCGCCCGGCTGTCGGGGCGGTAG